One part of the Bacillus sp. FJAT-45350 genome encodes these proteins:
- a CDS encoding L,D-transpeptidase family protein yields the protein MIHIVKPGETLTQISIDYRTPLSEIILANPSINPNLIYPTQSIVIPGFPSPNTIPYQIIVSVNMRHLKLLKDGVEQKQYPIAVGRILHETPIGNFIIINKAPNPGGPFGTMWMSLSKQHYGIHGTNDPSSIGKAVSRGCIRMYNRDVEELASIVPIGTSVIIHP from the coding sequence CTGATTCATATTGTTAAACCTGGTGAAACTTTGACTCAGATATCAATTGATTATCGTACACCCCTATCAGAAATAATTCTTGCTAATCCATCTATTAACCCAAATCTCATTTATCCTACTCAATCAATTGTCATTCCAGGCTTTCCCTCACCTAATACCATTCCATACCAAATTATTGTGTCAGTTAATATGCGTCACCTAAAATTACTAAAAGATGGTGTAGAACAAAAACAATATCCCATTGCCGTTGGAAGAATACTCCATGAAACACCAATAGGAAATTTTATTATTATTAACAAAGCACCCAACCCTGGAGGGCCATTTGGTACAATGTGGATGAGTTTATCTAAACAACACTATGGCATTCATGGAACAAATGATCCTAGTTCGATCGGTAAAGCTGTTTCACGTGGTTGTATCCGAATGTATAATAGAGATGTAGAGGAATTAGCAAGTATTGTTCCAATCGGAACTTCAGTTATCATACATCCATAA
- a CDS encoding aspartyl-phosphate phosphatase Spo0E family protein encodes MTNQKVVIIKLENTIHSLRNRMISTGMKKGLTHPETIKYSRQLDEYLNKYDRIKSLKVKV; translated from the coding sequence ATGACTAATCAAAAAGTTGTAATAATTAAATTGGAAAATACGATACACTCTTTACGTAATAGAATGATCTCTACCGGAATGAAAAAGGGATTAACTCACCCAGAAACTATTAAGTATAGTCGGCAGTTGGATGAGTATTTAAATAAATATGATAGAATCAAATCACTTAAGGTCAAAGTTTAG
- a CDS encoding IS3 family transposase (programmed frameshift): MGKNVYSNEVKWAVVKDKMSGQFTNREIMEKYGVKNVSQIKTWMKWYRENQVHRFDQPIGKQYSYGHGPDNQNDEERKERQMMHLKQENEILKKVFGDRKGVEKEIVLQLVDTLRKKYTVSAILLALNVPRATYYRWASSQSIKLSVEEETIISLCEETKYRYGHRKIKELLKRKYHIKLNRNTVQRIMQKYHLQCRVKQKRKWKSQGESVIVAPNLLQREFYAIKPNQKWVTDITYIQYGPNTLYLSTIMDLFNNQIVAYKIYTHQQIPLVVDTLNEALQKRGNPKGVIIHSDQGTVYTSYAYQNLIKEKNLVSSMSRRGNCWDNAVIESFHSNLKSEEFQYVKFNSLSLEEVKERVDEFMRYYNEERIQEKLGYHTPKEFGNMAA, translated from the exons ATGGGCAAAAACGTATATTCAAATGAAGTGAAATGGGCAGTTGTTAAAGATAAGATGAGTGGGCAATTCACAAATAGAGAAATCATGGAGAAGTATGGAGTTAAAAATGTCTCTCAAATTAAAACATGGATGAAATGGTATCGTGAAAATCAGGTTCATAGATTCGATCAGCCGATAGGCAAACAGTATTCGTATGGTCATGGGCCTGACAATCAAAATGATGAAGAAAGAAAAGAACGACAAATGATGCATTTAAAACAAGAGAATGAAATCTTAA AAAAAGTATTTGGAGATCGAAAAGGAGTTGAAAAAGAAATAGTCCTCCAACTAGTAGATACATTACGCAAAAAATATACTGTTTCAGCCATCTTATTAGCTTTAAATGTTCCAAGAGCTACTTATTACCGCTGGGCTTCTTCACAATCAATCAAATTGTCCGTGGAGGAGGAAACGATTATTTCCCTTTGCGAAGAAACGAAATATCGCTATGGGCATCGTAAAATTAAAGAGCTGTTAAAGCGTAAGTACCATATAAAGTTAAACCGTAATACAGTTCAACGGATCATGCAGAAGTATCACTTGCAATGCAGAGTAAAGCAGAAGAGGAAGTGGAAATCTCAAGGAGAATCTGTGATTGTGGCTCCGAACTTATTACAACGAGAGTTTTATGCAATCAAACCTAACCAAAAATGGGTAACCGATATTACCTACATTCAATATGGTCCAAACACTCTGTATTTATCAACAATAATGGATTTATTTAATAACCAAATCGTCGCTTACAAGATCTATACTCACCAACAAATCCCTTTAGTTGTCGATACATTGAATGAAGCATTACAAAAAAGAGGAAACCCAAAAGGGGTTATCATTCATTCAGATCAAGGAACTGTCTATACTTCCTATGCTTATCAAAACCTAATAAAAGAGAAGAATTTAGTGAGTAGTATGTCACGTAGGGGAAACTGTTGGGACAATGCAGTAATAGAATCTTTTCACTCTAACCTAAAATCAGAGGAATTTCAGTATGTTAAATTTAATTCGTTATCTTTAGAAGAAGTTAAAGAGCGTGTAGACGAATTTATGAGGTATTATAATGAAGAGCGTATCCAAGAGAAGTTAGGCTACCACACACCAAAAGAATTTGGTAATATGGCAGCCTAA